The Plasmodium vinckei vinckei genome assembly, chromosome: PVVCY_08 genome contains the following window.
aatatatgtatatattggGTCACGTcactttattttatttcattatattttactgCAATTACAtacaattaatttttagcttaatattacattattttattttagtgttagttgaaaaaaaataacgtGTATGTATGACGATTAAACTAGTGTAATactattcatatatattttttaagtgataaaaaataatattataatttttttttcttttttttaagttatGAAAAATCTAGCATTGGAAATTTAATTCGCtaattgtatttttgtAGGTATACTTATACATCCCCATTTGATACacaacttttatttttacgtatacatataaaaatatgttcatACAAAATGAATGGCAATTATATCTAACTATTTAGTACAATGCTTATTTGGTAGTATATCTAAATATTTACCTTTTTAAAGCAAACATTGAGACAGTATGTTTTGAGTTACCCataatatgtacatataatctgcatatacatatgcatatacttatacatacatatgacagtttatcaaaaaaaaatagagagataatatacttattttttgaaaaaacaattttttctatatgtATGAAGATATACCAACATGActttgaataaaataataagaagTGTGCCGCTCAAGCAGTttggaaatataaataaaagaaatatatttaatatatataacaaaacaaaaatagttggaaaaaatgaaataattaattacaCACAAAAAAGAACATACTTACATTTTACTCGAACATTACCAGAAGATTATGAATTACCATTAGATACGTTTcctgaaaatataaatgaaatattaactagtgataaaaaaaaccaTGATTTTATTCAAAGTTATTGGTACTGGAAAATAAGAAGTGAAAgcaatttattaaatcatgaaaaacttattaaaaaatcatataaacAGCTAGCTGTTGACCTTGGGATGCAGGTCCGTTTCTATCTCTCACCAAAATCTTTGCAATTATGCATtagttatttatattgtctcatattttttattttattttttttgcagaTAGCTAACCCTGACAACGAGCATATGTTAGCCTTACTCGAATTTTACGAGTATTTAAAATCATCCCCATTTGTTGGCCCTTTTGGAACTATAGAAAATCCAGTGATAGTACCAAGTGTGCATACAGAGAGAGTAGTTTGTTGTACAGGAGGTACAGGTGAAAATGAACATgttccattattttttagatGTAGAGAAGGGTTTTTATATCGTTGTGGTGAATGTGatcaaatttttatgcatGTTAGAGTTTTATATTCACTAGAAGATGGTAACGACCCATTTCCAAACGACCCAGATGTTGACGACACTtttgatttaaatttaatagaggaaaatatgaaaatgtataatGATGATCAATATGTACGATGGCCAGTAGGTAATGTTACTTACAGGCAAATGTTTCTTGAAGGGAAATGGGGAAATGAAAAACCTAAAAACGTTGCGGCGTAAGTTGTAAAAAGTCTAAATGGCTAAATGGCATTCCGCACCAAATGGAAAACCCACATACGcgattttttcatttttttactgcctcatttttttattccatcatttttttattccttcatttttatatttttttacttttttattttttcacctAACTTCGCAATGCGAATAAACCCAATTTGAATAAGAATATTCCAAATGTTTTAACAGAAATGCAGGAAAGACCTATGGGTATCCATTGCATTCGTGAAGAAGCGACACTTATGTTGTCTTTCTTTTCctcatataaatttaatcaAATTTagatgtatatatttaaagttttaaaatgtttgtataaaaaaaaggttATGTACATAGAAACaaagtatatatgtaaatatactaaatattttaatttttttgttaattatatatttaatgcaatttgaaaaaaatgactaCAAGGATGGTAGTGCAATATTGccaattaaaaattttttttccaatttttggaatacaaaaaatagaatCGATTTAACTATAGGAAAAATGTTTTGCATAAATAGATGCAGGGAAAGGGTGTGAGACAAACAGTTATCACTATCATGATCGCGACTACTGCTCATAGCTTTTCAAACTGCTTTATGGTTTGaatccatatatatatatatatataggatTGCACAAATTTTCaacttttaattttaattactttatttttaggaGGCACTGGCATATTAATGCCACCAATTCTTTGACCTACTGAAACAGATTGATTTTCTTTAACATCCCATACaaaatcttttttattttcaaaaataagtATTATAGATGACCCTAATTTAAATTCACCAACTTCATCACCTATTTCTACTTTTTTGTGGGTTTCATAAAACTTAGTATCAATATCACCCCCTATATATGACAATTGTGTTCTTAAATTATTAGTAATTAATTCATCATcatttactatttttatattgccGACATTATATGCACTAATAGCTGCATAATATACTTTACCTCCTTTCCATTCCCCACCTAAAATAACTCgttcattaatattaaatatattatttataaatttaaacatTCCTTTAAATAATGGAAATACTTCACCAGATATATGTCTTCTCATATTATAAGCAAAATCAAATGGAGcatgaaaatgatgatattttttagggcttaaataaaaaatagcataATAAAACTTGGTTGTatcatcattatattttttttgtaaattaacacctaaaaatgtttcaacattaaaatttataccttttacattatttaaattttgatttaattCACCAAAATCAACTATTTCACTATCACATGGACTAATTATTGAATATTCACTAATATCTTCGATAGGTCTAGTCTCTTCTCTAATATATCTTGAGAATAATTCACTTATAGATTTATATGACTCTATaggatattttatttcatttttatttatactcatatattttattaatagattataaataaataatcgATAACCATGTGGGATTTCTATATCTAACAATCTCCCAGTTATTCTGCTTCTTGTTCtaccaaataataaacgagctaaatataatttactaCTTTGATGTACcgttatatcattattatatactgATAAAACTTCatgatatttatattgaaacattaatattatagaaAACAATGTTATACTtgttatcatatatttacttCTGAAAACTGTTGAAAAttttcctttatttttattttccgcCATTTTGTCAAGTCGATATTTTCACAAGTTCACTATTTCGTTATTTCACTATTTCGTTATTTCACTATTTCGTTATTTCACTATTTCGTTATTTCACTATTTCGCTAGTTCACTATTTCGTTATTTCACTATTTCGCTAGTTCACTATTTCGTTATTTCACTATTTCGCTAGTTCACTATTTCGTTATTTCACTATTTCGCTAGTTCACTATTTCGCTACACTTTCTATATCTATGCAATTTGAGAATGACTGCGTTTGAAAACGAGCATATCCGATTTGTCTTTATACTGCATCTTCCTCAAGAGTACAAAATGGTGAGTAAATGCGATGGTATATgtattttgaaaaagtaattgaaaataaaataaataaacaatagtactacttaatttttacaaacaATCTCGAATTTTTGTGGGGTTATTTCCCTGAATGCAATTCGGTTGTACTGCTCAGGGGGtttgtttaaaaattttgtttacCCACACAATAAAACAAGTTGTGACTACTTTTAAAATGACACAAAAACAGTATATGTACAACCCAAAAATAAGTTCGCTATATAGTATAAATTgcaaattatttgaatataaaaaaaatagataaatacagttttatttataaaaccgaaattaaataaattggaTATATAAGCATGTACTATATAATCGCTACAAGgattatattaaatcatATTAGAAAGATTAcgcaaaaaataaaataatgaattaatCTGGTtgagagaaaaaatatgtcaTAACAAGTCAACTACAAAGGCATAAATTTCAtagttatattttcaaataaataaaaaaaaaatccaaagaatggtaaaaataaaactatatattattatatactaaattaagcatatatagtataaaagattattttataattttttgtatgaaacaaataagtaaataattgcatgataatatatatttgtatatataggtCGAGATAGACCTTACCTCtcaaatttgtttttcactttttatataaactttgaaaatgaaagcaaacaaacaaaataagTACATGGATTTGATTCAAATTTATCGATTGTAAAATTCGATTGACAAATGAAAGAATttgagaaaaataaaaaagaataaaaacaaaaaaaatgcaaaaaaaatgcaaaaaaaaaggcaaaaaaaaaggaaaaaaaaaatatatcgtGATTACAAATACAAAATGGTATAacagaaataaaaaacaattatagtaaaaatagtcatatgatatatgctgtatagaatatttttatttttatttttttccccTTTCCggttttaataaaaataaatatatgcaatacACAAAGttggataaaaataatatgcttataaatatcgtaaaaaattaatgaaataatatatttataataatccttaattttacaattatattatcaatatataaatttttatgttaaaGTTTTACAATGAGAAATAAATACGTgtgtataaaataataaaatataattatatatatataataaagtacagttattaaaaatgactgactcaaataatttaaatcaaaaatttatgaaaaattatgatgagATAACTTCCCAAAATCCTCATAGTAGTGTAATTATAaatcaataaaaattaatatgcaTTATTTGTCTATATATCCaaagtattttatttaaaatatgttatatatgaGGAAGTTGTTTACATATATGCTATACTTTTATAGCAACTGTCCataaagatatattaaCTTCATACCATCCTCTTCTTTATCTTTTGCCATAATCATGTTTTGctaatacaattttttcataataaatCTTTCTAAGAatggaatataaaaaaaaataaattctatacatatgtactattataatttattttttatttttaacagGATCCAAGATTTTTGCAAATGAATCAATTCAATCATTGTGCTTATCGATATACGATGTTTTGTCGTTGTGCAAAAGAACTTGGAGATGATGACCCACGTTGCAAGTGAGAACATGATAAGTGGCATGTACACTTGTTTATGTGTGTGTGCAGCAACCTATCTTTTATGAattgtacatatttttttatgaattgtacatatttttttatgaattatacatatttttttatgaactgtacctattttttatgactgttcatatttttttcgacTTTTTCGGCTTTTTCggccttttttttttcagattTCAATACTATCGAGCGCAAATCGCTTGTACTGTCGAGCAGCTTGAAGAATGGGATGACCAAAGACAAAAAggtaaatttaaaaaatgtttaaaaagaagaaaaagaagaaagaAATATGAAGGGAAAAGAAACATTATCATGCtatcttttatatatggacactattatgatatattttttattcctttttaGGGACATGTGTTATGGATACTATGCCCGACCGTCTAACTGCTCATTTAAGACagtaaattattatttttttttttttttgtataagaactttttgattatttttagcataaaaatgtttacaactttttttacaacGTTTTTTACgttttttcaatttgtaATTTGCATGTAAAAAtgcattattaaaaaataaatcgcCGAGAAAATATcggtaataaaaattaataaaatcaaGCATAAGAAAATGGCGAAATGATGTGGTAAAATAAGGGTATAATTCGATTAAGGAAACTTCAACAATTTTCAATTATACATAATGCAtccaattttataatatttaaaaatagctatgtatatttatacacaATTTAATCATCATTTGTAgaacattatttattatcttaTGGTCGTATCTCTTTTTTCAATGTAGGAACTTAGcttactaaaaaaaaaaattgtcatttttttcttccatTTGTTTACTAGAAGTTTTCATCTACAACAACATAAGGGGTACTAAATAATTCGATGgattcttttatttcttttaattgttttccgagatcaatttttttttctttatctttattatttttatattcttcatTAACTTGTTTTAATTGAGAATGTAATTCTTTTAAGACATAATTtctttcatcattttttaaaacacgATATCCTGGGGGTGCATCCATTGATTCGTCTggtatatctttttttttttttaaaatataacttggtaattttccataatttttatgaaatttatcttttttccctttttcatttttttgggAATGGGtgtttttttgaaatttatctattatattttgttcacTTTTCCCATACCCATCTTCCCTTTTGCAGTTTTCCTCGTCTCCCTCTTCTTCtgcttcttcttcttcctcCTCGACTTCTTCCACCTCTGCTTCTTCTTCCTCCTCCTCGACTTCTTCTATTTCTTCCTCTTCCTCCTCTACTTCTTCCATTTCTTCCACTTCCTTCTCTACTTCTTCCTCCTCTTCTACTTCTTCTTCCTCCACCTCTTCCATTTCTTCTGCTTCTTCTACCTCTTCCATTTCTTCTGCTTCTTCTACCTCACTTGAAAACTCCATTTCCTTTTTCGCCTCATTTTTTGCTTCATTTTTCCTTAACTGTTCAGCCACTTTTGAggtaattttttcaaaccTCTTCATTTTGAatggtatttttttttttagctcCTCTTTTTCTTCCTGAACCTTTTTATGAAGTATAGCTTTTTCAAGAATCTTTACTCGATTTtctttcatataatttttatcatcttTAGTTCTAATATGTGGAAATGCCTTATTTATGTCTTTCATTTTACCAACAAAGCTAGTGGAAGATGATTGTTTTTGAGCTATTATTTTCCTCATAGCATTATTTTGCGAGCTAATAATTTTAGTGGCATTATATAATTCCTTTTCTTCCTTaagtttttttctttcttttttcgcTAGAATCCTTTTGACATGTTCActcatattttctttattcaTCTATAGAATTGattaaaatggaaaaaaatatgagcaTAGAGCaagatatataaataaagcaTTTGTctagttttatttatagtttaaaaaaaataagctaaaatttttatattgcaTTAAGAATGTAGCATAATGAGATAAAGAGAATGTTCAAGAGAGGGGAACAATTtgatttctttttttttatgaacaatCTAACCTTTGGATAGTATTGtattccctttttttttcgattaataatattttataaaaataaaaaaagaacatAAATTTGTCCTTTCATTATTTGGTTGGTTATATTCTTCCTTGacaatgtatattattattacgtttttttattctttcttttaaaaatttaacaaacaaaaaaagtatatattcCTCTTTAATAAtgagagaaaaaaataaatatagtaataccagtttaaaaaaaaaaaagtacatATAAAgggatatatatttgtctaTAGacagatatatatatggaaaagAGTAAGACTATGCGGATGTAtcacatttaaaaaaatatatatatataatttacattatttttatattaaagaaataataaagaaaaatactttctatattattagaCAATTTTGTGTAAGCATTATATCATAATTCTacgtatgtatatatagcGAACCCataattatgtattattttttttatctatcATATGCACACATTTAGTTAGCTCTTTGTTTGGctagtaaataaaattttttttttttctcctttTCGCTCATTTAGTTAGgtacataaatattataaaaatagacaaatataataaaaatgtataaatgaaatacgtttgaaaatatttaatattattattggtATTGTAGTGTTTTCTTTAcgattttcaaaaaaattcaaattaaTGAGCATATggcttttatatttttccctataattttattgccattttatacatacatttttttatattaacagtaataatatttttggctgttttttttctttgtagaagataaaaaaaaagtattaaattaagtagttaaaaaaaatggaaagtAAAGAATCtttgttttataatagTGTAACCGATCCTTATGTTGTTAATTATATGTGGCtatatggaaataatattaataaaaatgaaattgaaaaaaatcaaaatatggaattaaaaagttctcgatgtatatataattccGGAAATAACAATGAAACAAGTTATTGTGTAGAAATAGGGAAAAAACCAAATCAAGActcaaatataaattacaaGAGAGAagacatataatatttaaaatattatagcaaaatatagaaattaTAGTTATATAGTTATtacacataatatatttttttcgattttttgCTTAAATTGTtacataaattttgaatatttttcctATATTTACATGTTTACTATCGTTACTATaactatttaatataaaccTATTTTGGCACTTTGTTgaaatgaatattatatgtactAGCAAATGGTATTTTCACAACTATGCTTTGTCCGTGagcaaaattaaataaataaaaatatggttATATCGCGTTTTACAACAATttgtacaaaaaaaaaacacaagaatgaaaaaataattgataTACTTATATAGACAAATAAGTTATTTAAACAGGTAATCGGAAAGGTGGAGCATCAATGCGGTTcacttaaaaataaaaacacaTAAGATTAAATTAAACTAGCGAAAAGTGTGTGCAACtagcc
Protein-coding sequences here:
- a CDS encoding cytochrome c oxidase subunit 5B, putative; this encodes MTLNKIIRSVPLKQFGNINKRNIFNIYNKTKIVGKNEIINYTQKRTYLHFTRTLPEDYELPLDTFPENINEILTSDKKNHDFIQSYWYWKIRSESNLLNHEKLIKKSYKQLAVDLGMQIANPDNEHMLALLEFYEYLKSSPFVGPFGTIENPVIVPSVHTERVVCCTGGTGENEHVPLFFRCREGFLYRCGECDQIFMHVRVLYSLEDGNDPFPNDPDVDDTFDLNLIEENMKMYNDDQYVRWPVGNVTYRQMFLEGKWGNEKPKNVAA
- a CDS encoding cytochrome c oxidase subunit 6B, putative; its protein translation is MTDSNNLNQKFMKNYDEITSQNPHSSDPRFLQMNQFNHCAYRYTMFCRCAKELGDDDPRCKFQYYRAQIACTVEQLEEWDDQRQKGTCVMDTMPDRLTAHLRQ
- a CDS encoding phosphatidylserine decarboxylase, putative, translated to MITSITLFSIILMFQYKYHEVLSVYNNDITVHQSSKLYLARLLFGRTRSRITGRLLDIEIPHGYRLFIYNLLIKYMSINKNEIKYPIESYKSISELFSRYIREETRPIEDISEYSIISPCDSEIVDFGELNQNLNNVKGINFNVETFLGVNLQKKYNDDTTKFYYAIFYLSPKKYHHFHAPFDFAYNMRRHISGEVFPLFKGMFKFINNIFNINERVILGGEWKGGKVYYAAISAYNVGNIKIVNDDELITNNLRTQLSYIGGDIDTKFYETHKKVEIGDEVGEFKLGSSIILIFENKKDFVWDVKENQSVSVGQRIGGINMPVPPKNKVIKIKS